In Deltaproteobacteria bacterium, a single window of DNA contains:
- a CDS encoding ATP-binding cassette domain-containing protein encodes MLRFQNITKRFSNQTVIDALDLELPFQGVTFIMGPSGAGKSVLAQLAVGLLRPDSGHIELDGVAIENLHERQWRARRAELGYVTQGPALLDWLTLRENVALGPVRVRRVSKREALERADAALAQVGLAEVADRRPSEVGPGTQKRTSVARALACGPRALVYDEPTTGLDPRSARQVDDLIADAARRGTAAIVVSHDLASAERTAQRTLVLHKGRVGYDGPASGLKASNSPAATALLERGEDG; translated from the coding sequence ATGTTGCGCTTCCAGAACATCACCAAACGGTTTAGTAACCAAACAGTTATCGATGCCCTCGACCTCGAGCTGCCATTCCAAGGTGTGACCTTCATCATGGGCCCGAGCGGCGCGGGCAAGAGCGTGTTGGCGCAGCTCGCGGTAGGGCTCTTGCGCCCGGACTCGGGACACATCGAGCTCGATGGCGTGGCCATCGAGAACCTGCACGAGCGGCAGTGGCGCGCGCGTCGCGCCGAGCTGGGCTACGTGACCCAGGGCCCTGCCCTGCTCGATTGGCTCACCCTGCGCGAGAACGTCGCGCTCGGGCCGGTGCGCGTGCGGCGAGTGTCGAAGCGTGAGGCGCTCGAGCGCGCGGATGCCGCATTGGCGCAGGTCGGGCTCGCGGAAGTCGCGGATCGACGGCCGTCCGAAGTTGGGCCGGGCACGCAGAAGCGAACGAGCGTCGCGCGGGCGCTCGCGTGCGGCCCGCGCGCGCTCGTGTACGACGAGCCGACGACCGGGCTCGATCCCCGCTCGGCGCGCCAGGTGGACGACCTCATCGCCGACGCGGCCCGACGCGGAACCGCAGCGATCGTCGTCTCGCATGATCTCGCGTCGGCCGAACGCACCGCGCAACGCACGCTCGTTCTGCACAAGGGCCGCGTGGGCTACGACGGGCCGGCCTCGGGGCTGAAGGCGTCAAACTCGCCTGCCGCCACCGCGCTGCTAGAACGGGGTGAGGATGGATGA
- a CDS encoding ABC transporter permease — protein sequence MTALATFGQLSLVAGRALAALPRLWGRELMRTLSRFGTGSLVIALGVAMATGAIIVLETAAYTVSFGARDILGGMASISILREFGPLMVALVMSGWVGASNTAELGNLSLGGQVSALRGLGADPYEVLVAPRLLGTVLAMALIALPADLASVMGGVVAAKVVLGVEPAMFIHSIDQWVKLRDVFEGLLKTVCFGAAIGLLSSRSGLATRGGARAVGRSVATSVVQSVVAVLILDFAITALVGGRL from the coding sequence ATGACGGCGCTCGCGACCTTCGGCCAGCTCTCGCTCGTGGCCGGACGCGCGCTCGCCGCCCTCCCGCGCTTGTGGGGCCGCGAGCTGATGCGCACGCTTTCGCGCTTCGGCACCGGCTCGCTGGTGATCGCGCTCGGCGTGGCCATGGCCACCGGCGCCATCATCGTGCTCGAGACGGCCGCGTACACGGTGAGCTTCGGCGCGCGCGACATCCTCGGCGGCATGGCCAGCATCAGCATCCTGCGCGAGTTCGGCCCGCTGATGGTGGCCCTGGTGATGAGCGGCTGGGTCGGCGCGAGCAACACCGCGGAGCTCGGCAACCTCTCGCTGGGCGGCCAGGTCTCGGCGCTGCGTGGGCTCGGGGCAGATCCGTATGAAGTCCTCGTGGCGCCGCGCCTGCTCGGGACGGTGCTCGCCATGGCGCTCATCGCGCTGCCGGCTGATCTCGCGTCGGTGATGGGCGGTGTTGTTGCGGCGAAGGTCGTCCTCGGTGTCGAGCCGGCGATGTTCATTCACTCGATCGATCAGTGGGTGAAGCTGCGCGATGTCTTCGAGGGCCTGCTGAAGACCGTGTGCTTCGGCGCGGCGATTGGACTGCTCTCATCGCGGAGCGGCCTCGCCACACGCGGCGGCGCGCGGGCCGTGGGGCGCAGCGTGGCCACGAGCGTCGTCCAGAGCGTGGTGGCCGTGCTCATCCTCGACTTCGCGATCACAGCGCTCGTGGGAGGACGGCTCTAG
- a CDS encoding HU family DNA-binding protein codes for MTKAELIEKVSKEFGGELSKKAVGEIVEGTFAEVAKSIKKEKRFGFPGFGTFTVRERAARMGRNPQTGAPVKIAKSKTVKFKAAPELKKSL; via the coding sequence ATGACCAAGGCTGAGCTGATCGAGAAGGTGTCCAAGGAGTTCGGTGGCGAGCTGTCCAAGAAGGCCGTCGGCGAGATCGTCGAGGGGACCTTCGCGGAGGTTGCGAAGTCGATCAAGAAGGAGAAGCGCTTCGGCTTCCCCGGCTTCGGCACCTTCACCGTTCGCGAGCGCGCCGCGCGCATGGGCCGCAACCCGCAGACGGGCGCCCCGGTCAAGATCGCCAAGTCGAAGACCGTGAAGTTCAAGGCCGCGCCGGAGCTCAAGAAGAGCCTGTAG
- a CDS encoding AMP-binding protein yields MIGRILRAMWRSGLLRFSPIDFVRSLFVWFRCGSSYAALAGIAAIRFPNRVALHDDEGTLTFAELAARADALALALLRENGLRAGQQAALLCRNHRGFVTGLLALSRLGVDTLALGTESPAASLKRVLDRQRQSFVLHDAEFTPLLEQSAPGLARRCVEPLPTALDGKIPRPPRAAQIVVLTSGSTGISKGIRRRTSLRIVLPALSGLLEGLPIEMHRPAVLAIPLNHGYGLTALAMSLALAAPLHVGRRYEIGPLLARLPENAGPVLITVPTLLQRWLKDSPKPIPLAAVISGSAPLDTSLCVKALDALGPVLFNLYGSTEAGLIAMANPPALRAAPGSVGQPLPGTEVRLVDANGAEVRAGQLGRVRVRGPLVLGGGDDGWFDTGDLGRLDDGGRLFVCGRADSMFISGGENVYPEETEGPLQQHPAIADAAVTVVPDAEFGHRMIAFVVVRAGDSLDAETLRAWLRERLERFKLPREIIFVMQIPRNTLGKIDRKALAELPTQPTTRAS; encoded by the coding sequence GTGATCGGGCGAATCCTGCGCGCGATGTGGCGCTCGGGGCTGCTGCGCTTCTCGCCGATCGATTTCGTCCGCTCGCTCTTCGTGTGGTTTCGCTGCGGCAGCTCCTACGCTGCGCTCGCGGGCATCGCGGCCATTCGCTTTCCCAATCGCGTCGCGCTGCACGACGACGAAGGCACCCTCACCTTCGCCGAGCTCGCAGCCCGCGCCGACGCGCTCGCCCTCGCGCTGCTCCGCGAGAACGGCCTGCGCGCGGGGCAGCAGGCGGCGCTGCTCTGCCGAAACCATCGCGGGTTCGTGACGGGCCTGCTGGCGCTGAGTCGGCTCGGCGTGGACACGCTCGCGCTCGGAACGGAGAGCCCCGCCGCGTCGCTCAAGCGCGTGCTCGACCGACAGCGACAGAGCTTCGTGCTCCACGACGCCGAGTTCACGCCGCTGCTCGAGCAGAGCGCGCCTGGGCTCGCGCGCCGCTGCGTCGAACCGCTGCCGACTGCGCTCGATGGGAAGATTCCGCGACCGCCGCGCGCCGCGCAGATCGTCGTGCTGACCTCGGGCTCGACCGGGATTTCAAAGGGCATCCGTCGACGGACCTCGCTGCGCATCGTGCTTCCGGCGCTCTCCGGGCTGCTCGAGGGCCTGCCCATCGAGATGCACCGGCCCGCAGTGCTCGCCATTCCGCTCAACCACGGCTACGGGCTCACCGCGCTGGCGATGTCACTCGCGCTCGCGGCGCCCCTGCACGTGGGCCGTCGCTACGAGATCGGGCCGCTGCTCGCGCGCTTGCCGGAGAACGCAGGACCGGTGCTCATCACCGTGCCGACTCTGCTGCAGCGCTGGCTCAAGGATTCGCCGAAGCCCATTCCGCTCGCGGCGGTCATCAGCGGCAGCGCGCCGCTCGATACTTCACTCTGCGTGAAGGCGCTCGACGCGCTCGGGCCGGTGCTCTTCAACCTCTACGGCTCGACCGAGGCCGGCCTCATCGCCATGGCCAATCCGCCTGCGCTGCGCGCTGCGCCCGGAAGCGTGGGGCAGCCGCTGCCAGGTACCGAAGTGCGGCTCGTCGACGCCAATGGGGCCGAGGTGAGGGCCGGTCAGCTCGGGCGGGTGCGCGTGCGCGGGCCGCTGGTGCTCGGCGGCGGCGACGACGGCTGGTTCGACACGGGCGACCTCGGCCGGCTCGACGACGGCGGCCGGCTCTTCGTCTGCGGCCGCGCAGACTCGATGTTCATCTCCGGCGGCGAGAACGTGTACCCGGAGGAGACCGAAGGGCCGTTGCAGCAGCATCCGGCCATTGCCGATGCGGCCGTGACGGTCGTTCCAGACGCCGAGTTCGGCCACCGCATGATCGCGTTCGTGGTGGTTCGGGCGGGCGACTCGCTCGATGCAGAGACCTTGCGCGCGTGGCTGCGCGAGCGACTGGAGCGCTTCAAGCTGCCGCGCGAGATCATTTTCGTGATGCAGATTCCACGAAACACGCTGGGCAAGATTGATCGCAAGGCGCTGGCAGAACTGCCGACACAGCCGACTACCCGCGCGTCGTGA
- a CDS encoding ABC transporter permease has protein sequence MFELGAMLLLLRTTLRRAFARGVPSHELVRQLHEMGNRTLPLVLVGLGCFGAALVAHADHEAKPIVQDIAVVGPPALHLLTRELGPILVGGLAALQLGSMIAAELGTMAEGEQLEALVMTGGDPYAELVAPRLVAGVLVMPILFTAGLAMAAFCARITSTYVYGSDGAAWTDALMTSRADFVYGYAKAALFGLAIPLAGALHGMRARGGASAVGRATTAGAVSSFLAMMAIDLGAAAVAAALGAY, from the coding sequence ATGTTCGAGCTCGGCGCCATGCTGCTGCTCCTGCGCACCACGCTGCGACGCGCGTTCGCACGCGGCGTTCCTTCGCACGAGCTCGTGCGCCAGCTGCACGAGATGGGCAACCGCACCCTGCCCCTGGTGCTCGTGGGCTTGGGCTGCTTCGGCGCGGCGCTGGTGGCGCACGCGGATCACGAAGCAAAGCCGATCGTGCAGGACATCGCCGTGGTCGGGCCGCCCGCGTTGCACCTGCTCACGCGCGAGCTCGGCCCGATTCTCGTGGGTGGGCTCGCAGCGCTGCAGCTCGGCTCGATGATCGCCGCCGAGCTCGGGACGATGGCCGAGGGCGAGCAGCTCGAGGCGCTGGTGATGACCGGCGGCGATCCGTACGCAGAGCTCGTGGCGCCGCGACTCGTAGCCGGCGTGCTGGTGATGCCGATCCTGTTCACGGCCGGGCTGGCGATGGCGGCGTTCTGCGCGCGGATCACGTCGACGTACGTGTACGGCTCCGACGGCGCCGCGTGGACCGATGCGCTCATGACCAGCCGCGCCGACTTCGTCTACGGCTACGCCAAGGCCGCGCTCTTCGGCCTCGCCATTCCTCTCGCGGGCGCGCTCCACGGCATGCGCGCGAGAGGCGGAGCGAGCGCGGTGGGCCGCGCGACCACGGCCGGCGCGGTCAGCTCGTTCCTGGCGATGATGGCCATCGACCTCGGCGCCGCGGCGGTCGCGGCCGCGCTGGGAGCGTACTGA
- a CDS encoding AarF/ABC1/UbiB kinase family protein, translating to MIREAFQDLARLRQIAAALVRHGFGEVLARSRIADVAKQTGGTPDPEALQKSGARRFRELLAELGPTFTKLGQMLSTRPDLLPALLVDELTHLQDQAPALPIAVIEAEIERALGKPAKEIFASISPEPLASASIAQAHLARTLEGDEVVVKVQRPNIAESIRADVDLLYYLATALEAVVEEAGIYAPRGIVEEFDRTIREELDFANEAENLRLFLRNHADRPYVKIPKVHDALSGRTVLTMERLHGAKITEANFDVHNRKTVAQHLVEASFHQLFDDGAFHGDPHPGNVLVLQGEGNVIGLIDFGLVGKISRQMQETIVTLVMAIALKDADTAARVFYRVGSTDHRANLTNFRDDIAGILERNLSAATTIKDINAQSLMREILDLAVRYRIRVPKEYAVLGRASILVEGIIRKVYPDLNVLEFAQPYVQKLLKDRLDPGDLQGSLMRMGLRLQNFATEVPLQLSQILVDLETGKLTVSVRGEQLDKLGDNVRGAGLTVFLGILSAAFLVGAFISFSRYEWFFHGVPVLGLLGLVVAGGLFGAGVSWYLLAGRLRKIRISRWLKPR from the coding sequence ATGATTCGGGAGGCGTTTCAGGACTTGGCCCGCCTGCGGCAGATCGCCGCGGCCCTGGTGCGCCACGGGTTCGGCGAGGTGCTCGCCCGCTCCCGCATCGCTGACGTCGCCAAGCAGACCGGCGGCACCCCAGATCCCGAAGCCCTTCAGAAGAGCGGCGCCCGACGCTTCCGCGAGCTCCTCGCCGAGCTCGGCCCCACCTTCACCAAGCTCGGACAGATGCTGTCCACACGGCCGGATCTGCTCCCCGCCCTCCTCGTCGACGAGCTCACCCACCTCCAGGATCAAGCCCCTGCCCTGCCCATCGCCGTGATCGAAGCCGAGATCGAGCGCGCCCTGGGCAAGCCAGCGAAGGAGATCTTCGCCAGCATCTCGCCGGAGCCGCTCGCCTCCGCGTCCATCGCGCAGGCGCACCTCGCGCGCACGCTCGAAGGCGATGAGGTCGTCGTCAAGGTGCAGCGCCCCAACATCGCCGAGTCCATCCGCGCCGACGTCGACCTGCTCTACTACCTGGCCACCGCCCTCGAAGCCGTGGTCGAAGAAGCCGGCATCTACGCGCCGCGCGGCATCGTCGAGGAGTTCGACCGCACCATTCGCGAGGAGCTCGACTTCGCCAACGAGGCGGAGAACCTGCGCTTGTTCCTGCGCAACCACGCCGACCGGCCGTACGTGAAGATTCCCAAGGTTCACGACGCGCTCTCGGGCCGCACCGTGCTCACCATGGAGCGGCTGCACGGCGCGAAGATCACCGAGGCCAACTTCGACGTCCACAATCGCAAGACGGTCGCGCAGCACCTCGTCGAGGCGAGCTTCCACCAGCTCTTCGACGACGGCGCGTTCCACGGCGATCCCCACCCGGGCAACGTCCTCGTGCTTCAGGGCGAGGGGAACGTCATCGGGCTCATCGACTTCGGGCTCGTCGGCAAGATCAGCCGGCAGATGCAGGAGACGATCGTCACGCTGGTGATGGCGATCGCGCTCAAGGACGCCGACACCGCCGCGCGCGTCTTCTATCGCGTGGGCTCCACCGACCACCGCGCCAACCTCACCAACTTCCGCGACGACATCGCCGGAATCCTCGAGCGCAACCTCTCCGCCGCCACGACCATCAAGGACATCAACGCGCAGAGCCTGATGCGCGAGATCCTCGACCTCGCCGTGCGCTATCGCATCCGCGTGCCCAAGGAGTACGCGGTGCTCGGGCGCGCGTCGATTCTGGTCGAGGGCATCATCCGCAAGGTCTACCCCGACCTGAACGTGCTCGAGTTCGCGCAGCCGTACGTGCAGAAGCTCCTCAAAGACCGGCTCGACCCCGGCGATCTGCAGGGCAGCCTGATGCGCATGGGCCTGCGGCTGCAGAACTTCGCGACCGAAGTGCCGCTGCAGCTCTCGCAGATCCTCGTCGATCTCGAGACCGGCAAGCTCACGGTGAGCGTGCGCGGCGAGCAGCTCGACAAGCTCGGCGACAACGTCCGCGGCGCGGGACTCACGGTCTTCCTCGGCATCTTGAGCGCGGCGTTCCTCGTCGGCGCGTTCATTTCGTTCTCGCGCTACGAGTGGTTCTTCCACGGCGTGCCGGTGCTGGGCCTGCTGGGCCTGGTGGTCGCGGGCGGGCTCTTCGGCGCGGGCGTGAGCTGGTACCTCCTGGCCGGACGGCTGCGGAAGATCCGCATCAGCCGCTGGCTCAAACCCAGATGA
- a CDS encoding SDR family NAD(P)-dependent oxidoreductase, translating to MLSKLLAPWGIASVERLRRAVEGKRVLVTGASFGIGEALALRLGAAGARVILAARSEEQLQALAVRIGNAEVLPLDLMDSAQIEKAAEKLNAGGPVDVVIHNAGKSIRRLLLDSLERNHDFQRTMAVNYLGPVQLQLALLPAMLARGGHIVNVSSLGVRMPPAPRWAAYTASKAAFDVWIRSVAPELKGRGIACTSIYFGLVHTRMSAPTEMYRTMPGQTPDEAAQVVCRALINKPRAIAPWWVRPVRWFLPPLEGVVAWALGLPFSRGVKP from the coding sequence CTGCTCTCGAAGCTGCTCGCGCCCTGGGGAATCGCGAGCGTCGAGCGGCTGCGGCGCGCCGTCGAGGGCAAGCGCGTGCTCGTCACGGGCGCGTCGTTTGGAATTGGCGAGGCTCTCGCGTTGCGACTGGGCGCTGCGGGCGCGCGCGTGATCCTCGCGGCGCGCAGCGAAGAGCAACTCCAGGCGCTCGCCGTTCGCATCGGGAATGCAGAAGTGCTCCCGCTCGATCTCATGGACTCGGCGCAGATCGAGAAGGCAGCCGAGAAGCTCAACGCCGGCGGGCCGGTCGACGTCGTGATTCACAATGCCGGCAAGTCGATCCGCCGGCTGCTGCTGGACTCGCTCGAGCGCAACCACGACTTCCAGCGCACCATGGCCGTGAACTACCTCGGGCCGGTGCAGCTCCAGCTCGCGCTCTTGCCGGCCATGCTCGCGCGCGGCGGGCACATCGTGAATGTCTCGAGCCTGGGCGTGCGCATGCCGCCAGCGCCGCGCTGGGCCGCGTACACGGCATCGAAGGCGGCGTTCGACGTGTGGATTCGCTCGGTGGCGCCGGAGCTCAAGGGTCGCGGGATTGCGTGCACGTCGATCTACTTCGGGCTCGTGCACACGCGCATGAGCGCACCCACCGAGATGTACCGCACCATGCCCGGCCAGACGCCCGACGAGGCCGCGCAGGTGGTGTGTCGCGCGCTGATCAACAAGCCGCGCGCGATCGCGCCGTGGTGGGTGCGGCCCGTCCGCTGGTTCCTGCCGCCGCTCGAAGGTGTCGTGGCGTGGGCGCTGGGCCTTCCTTTTTCACGCGGAGTGAAGCCGTGA
- a CDS encoding MCE family protein: protein MDERRLELRVALLALAALASGAGLLWLIGSFKDNGEARLKVDFAHSGGVPVGAPVKVAGVQVGRVRDITLAPERLDPRGQPLAVTMDLTLQGPILDKLHRDARIGVAMQGALGEPFVEIDPGVGAGPALKSGDELRGDDPPRLDLLLARMDKLSETAADLLAMGTSDGGAMGLLADASHLTRGVDALLGESHDSITGTLKDVREAASDLREIAAESRTLLASGKVRGLVDDASSVASNLKENVPPLMTDARQLAHSANNMAGDFTPQDGAQLKAAIARYERASESLEDIATRADKLIKEIDEGKGSVGGLVKDDQVYKDLKALVADLKAHPWKVLWK, encoded by the coding sequence ATGGATGAGCGTCGCCTCGAGCTGCGCGTTGCGCTCCTGGCCCTGGCCGCGTTGGCCAGCGGCGCGGGACTGCTCTGGCTCATCGGCTCGTTCAAGGACAACGGCGAGGCGCGGCTGAAGGTCGACTTCGCGCACTCGGGCGGCGTGCCCGTGGGCGCGCCGGTGAAGGTCGCGGGCGTGCAGGTCGGTCGCGTCCGCGACATCACCCTCGCGCCCGAGCGGCTCGATCCGCGAGGCCAGCCGCTCGCGGTGACGATGGACCTCACGCTCCAGGGTCCGATCCTCGACAAGCTCCATCGCGACGCGCGCATCGGCGTGGCCATGCAGGGTGCGCTCGGCGAGCCGTTCGTGGAGATCGATCCCGGCGTCGGCGCGGGCCCGGCGCTCAAGTCGGGTGACGAGCTGCGCGGCGACGATCCTCCCCGGCTCGACCTGCTGCTCGCGCGCATGGACAAGCTCAGCGAGACCGCTGCCGATCTGCTCGCGATGGGCACGAGCGACGGCGGCGCGATGGGCCTGCTCGCGGACGCGTCGCACCTCACGCGCGGCGTGGACGCGCTGCTCGGCGAGAGCCACGACTCCATCACCGGCACGCTGAAGGATGTCCGCGAGGCCGCGAGCGACCTGCGCGAGATTGCCGCCGAGTCGAGGACGCTGCTTGCGAGCGGCAAGGTGCGCGGGCTCGTGGACGACGCGTCGAGCGTGGCGTCGAACTTGAAGGAGAACGTGCCGCCGCTCATGACCGACGCGCGCCAGCTCGCGCACTCGGCAAACAACATGGCCGGCGACTTCACGCCGCAGGACGGCGCGCAGCTCAAGGCGGCGATTGCGCGCTACGAAAGAGCGAGCGAGTCGCTGGAGGACATCGCCACGCGCGCCGACAAGCTGATCAAGGAGATCGACGAGGGCAAGGGCAGCGTCGGCGGGCTCGTGAAGGACGATCAGGTCTACAAGGACCTCAAGGCGCTCGTGGCGGACCTGAAGGCGCACCCGTGGAAGGTGCTCTGGAAGTAG
- a CDS encoding ATP-binding cassette domain-containing protein, giving the protein MSVHVRELRIESPGFTLGPLSFDVDNGQALLVFGPSRAGKTALLKALVGFAPARGQVHVEGAELDLAKPTGVDALRAHVGMVFQNDALFDSLTVRQNVAEPLRRRGASDADIRIAQALNDVGLTDAANKLPEQLSGGMRKRAGLARALAMDPAVLLVDEPLAGLDPGTQKRIASLLGAARSRGRALVVAVADPAPLWGLADSALALEDGKMVAHGKPDDVRRAAAPLLGAA; this is encoded by the coding sequence ATGAGCGTCCACGTCCGCGAGCTGCGCATCGAGAGCCCGGGCTTCACGCTGGGGCCGCTCAGCTTCGACGTGGACAATGGCCAGGCGCTGCTCGTCTTCGGGCCGTCGCGTGCGGGCAAGACCGCGCTGTTGAAGGCTTTGGTGGGCTTCGCGCCGGCGCGCGGACAGGTGCACGTGGAAGGCGCGGAGCTCGACCTCGCCAAGCCGACCGGCGTCGATGCGTTGCGCGCGCACGTGGGAATGGTGTTCCAGAACGACGCCCTCTTCGACTCGCTCACCGTCCGCCAGAACGTGGCCGAGCCGCTGCGCAGACGGGGCGCTTCGGATGCTGATATCCGTATCGCACAAGCGCTGAACGACGTCGGGCTGACCGACGCCGCGAACAAGCTGCCGGAGCAGCTCTCGGGCGGCATGCGCAAACGCGCCGGGTTGGCGCGCGCGCTGGCCATGGATCCCGCAGTGCTCCTCGTGGACGAGCCGCTCGCGGGTCTCGATCCGGGCACGCAAAAGCGCATCGCCTCGCTGCTCGGCGCTGCGCGCTCGCGTGGCCGCGCGCTCGTGGTCGCGGTTGCCGACCCGGCGCCGCTCTGGGGACTCGCGGATTCGGCGCTCGCGCTGGAGGACGGCAAGATGGTCGCGCACGGCAAGCCCGATGACGTGCGACGCGCGGCCGCCCCGCTGCTGGGGGCCGCATGA
- a CDS encoding 3-keto-5-aminohexanoate cleavage protein: protein MVLTAAIVGAEVTREQTPYVPITAEEIGIEAAKCREAGASIVHVHVRRPDGSPSQATELFDAAIAEIRKRTDIIVQVSTGGAVGMTAEERTGPLKLTGKTKPDMATLSTGTVNFGNDVFQNPRPLIREIATRIKALGIPPEIECFDVGMIDEAFALQKEGYITFPCHFDFVLGVPGSVGARPEVLELMRKSIPEGATWTVAGVGRFQIPMAELAAELGGNARVGLEDNIYLSKGVLAKGSFELVAEAAKRAKAKGREIATPEQTRTLLRVPRVVS, encoded by the coding sequence ATGGTCCTCACCGCCGCGATCGTCGGCGCCGAAGTCACGCGCGAGCAGACGCCGTACGTGCCCATCACCGCCGAGGAGATCGGCATCGAGGCCGCGAAGTGCCGCGAGGCGGGCGCGAGCATCGTCCACGTGCACGTGCGCAGGCCCGACGGCTCGCCCTCACAGGCCACCGAGCTCTTCGACGCCGCCATCGCCGAGATCCGCAAGCGCACCGACATCATCGTGCAGGTGTCCACGGGCGGCGCGGTGGGAATGACCGCCGAGGAGCGCACCGGGCCGCTCAAGCTCACCGGCAAGACCAAGCCCGACATGGCCACGCTCTCCACGGGCACCGTGAACTTCGGCAACGACGTGTTCCAGAACCCGCGGCCGCTCATCCGCGAGATCGCCACGCGCATCAAGGCGCTGGGCATCCCGCCGGAGATCGAGTGCTTCGACGTGGGGATGATCGACGAGGCCTTCGCTTTGCAAAAGGAAGGTTACATAACCTTTCCGTGTCATTTCGACTTCGTGCTCGGCGTTCCCGGCTCGGTGGGCGCGCGGCCTGAGGTGCTGGAGCTGATGCGCAAGTCCATCCCCGAGGGCGCCACCTGGACCGTGGCCGGCGTGGGCCGCTTCCAGATCCCCATGGCCGAGCTCGCCGCGGAGCTCGGCGGAAACGCGCGCGTGGGCCTCGAGGACAACATCTACCTGTCGAAGGGCGTGCTCGCGAAGGGCAGCTTCGAGCTCGTGGCCGAAGCTGCCAAGCGCGCCAAGGCCAAGGGCCGGGAGATCGCGACGCCCGAGCAGACGCGGACCCTGCTGCGCGTTCCAAGGGTCGTGAGCTGA